The genomic interval AAACAACTTACCACGCAACAACAATTACTGACCAATCACATACGCGCACGTTACCACATGGGGGAATACCAACCGCTCAAGTTACTACTCAATCAAGATGATCCAAATAAAGTAAGTCGGATTTTAACCTATTATCAATATATCGTTAAATCACGGCAACAACTTATCAACCAAATCGATAAAACGCGTAAAAACCTTACTGAAAGTAAAGAAAAACTCCGAACTGAGCTCATAGCCAATAAACAACTTAAAACTGAATTAACACAACATCAGGAAAAGCTTAACCAAAATAAAGGGTACCATACCGCTCTCATTCAATCGCTTAATCATGAAATTCAAAGCAAACAAAATACATTACATGAAGCTAAGAAAAATAAAGAGAATTTAGCTCGCCTATTAAAATCATTATCGCAACAAAGCATCACCCAAACGAGTAAGCCTTTTAGTCAAATGCGCAAAAAATTGCCGCTTCCAGTGCAGACTCAAGGCCGATCATATCGCAACATGCATCAAGGAGTGACATTTTTTGCCGAAGAAGGAGCCGTAGTTACTGCCGTTTACCCAGGTAAAATAGTGTTTAGTGATTGGCTTAAGGGTTATGGTTTACTTCTTATTGTTGATCATGGCCAGGGTTTCATGACTTTATACGCTCATAATCAATCGTTATTTAAAAGAAAAGGGCAATACGTAAATCAAAATGAGCAAATTGCGAGTGTAGGCCATAGCGGCGGAATTAAACAAAACGGTCTATACTTTGAAATAAGATTAAAGGGAAAGGCTATTCCGCCATTAAACTGGTTGTCTTAGGTTTTTTGATCCCTGGCACCTAAATTGCATTTCAATAATTATAACAAAAGAAAATGGCTTATATTCTGGCCTGTATCTGAGGAGATCGTTATGTTGCTAAGAAAACTACATCCATGCTCGCTTGCGATAGCGTATGCAATGACTCTTATGTTGTCTCTGCCAGTATTCGCAGATGATGAATTGAATACAGATACATCAAGCAATGCCTCGAATTCAGACTCCAAAGCAGTACCCTTAGAAGATGTGCAAAGATTTTCTAATGCAATTGGTGAAATTAAAAAATATTATGTTAAGCCTATAGATGATAAAGAACTTTTTGATAATGCCATTCGTGGGATGCTCAGTGGCCTTGATCCTCACTCAAGCTATCTAGATGAAGAAGAATTTAAAGAGTTACAAACATCTACTAGCGGTGAATTTGGTGGTCTAGGCTTAGAAGTAACCATGGAGGACGGGGTTGTCAAAGTAGTCACTCCACTTGTTGATACTCCCGCCTTCAAAGCAGGAATCAAATCTGGGGACTATATCATCAAATTAGGCAAAGAATCCGTTCAGGGGCTCTCTTTAAAAGACGCGGTAAACATAATGCGTGGTAAAGCTGGGAGCACCATTGAATTAACTGTACTACGTAAAGGTGTAAATAAAGCACTTACATTTGATTTGGTACGAGAAGTTATTCAAATCAAAAGCGTTCAAAGTAAATTATTAGCTCCAGGATACGGTTACATTCGTTTAACTCAGTTCCAAGCTTTAACTGGAAAGGATATGTTACAAGCGATTGCTCAACTAAAACAAAAATCTGGCGGCAACCTAAAAGGTCTTATACTGGATTTAAGAAACAATCCAGGAGGATTACTTGATTCAGCCATTCAAGTTTCTGATGCATTTTTAGGCAAAGATAAGTCAGGAAAACCTGAAACCATTGTTTCTACTAAAGGACGATTACCCGGCTCAGATTTCACTGCGCTATCAAAAGGCCTGGATGTTTTACATAATGCGCCAATGGTTGTGCTTATCAATAATGGTTCCGCCTCTGCTGCTGAAATTGTAGCTGGAGCACTTAAAGATAATAAACGGGCAGTGATTTTGGGGACAACAAGTTTTGGCAAAGGCTCTGTACAAACTGTGTTGCCTTTAGATAATAAAACTGGAATCAAGTTAACTACAGCACTTTACTACACCCCTTCAGGTACATCCATCCAAGCAACAGGGATTGTTCCTGATATCGTAGTAAACGAAGTAGAAATTCCAAAAAATGCAGCTAAGACTGCTGATGCAACTGGATTTAGTGAAGCAGATCTGAATGGACATATACTTAACAAAAGTGTAGAAAAAACAAAAGCAAAAAGCACCAAAGCAGTGTTGGATGACTTAATGCACAATGACTACCAACTCTATGCCGCACTAACTGTATTAGAAGGCATGTCTTTAGCCAACAGATAATCGCTTTAGTATCCCAATAATTTTTAATCTATGGCCTGGGTGAAGTAAATAACCCGGGCTTTTTATTTTGTATTGTAGTTGTATGATTTGGGATGACTTTTCAACAAAAACCCAATAAAGTCATCCGAGTTGAAATTTTAGTTTTTGCCCTCATTATTTAGAATAATGCGAATTAATGATGAGTTATAAAATGATAAATAATCTGAAAACCTTTCTCTTGCTCGCTTCTCTAACAGCATTACTTATAATCATTGGCGGATTGCTTGGTGGAAGCACCGGAATGCTGATTGCATTAATGTTTGCAGGGATTATGAATTTTTCAGCATACTGGTATTCGGATACTCTTGTCTTACGAATGTATCACGCTGAACCGTTATCTGCCAGCCATTTTGTTTCTAATATTGTATCTGAACTCGCTCATAGAGCAGGAACGCCCGTACCCAAAGTTTATTTAATTAATAATGCAACCCCAAATGCGTTTGCAACCGGTAGAAATCCTGAAAATGCAAGTATTGCGGTTACCACGGGCTTATTAGAGCGATTGACTCAAGAAGAAATAACAGGTGTCTTATCTCATGAGTTAGCTCATGTAATTCACCATGACACGTTAATCAGTATGGTCAGTGCGACAATAGCGGGGGCAATTAGTGGGATTGCCAATATGTTTATGTGGCTTTCTATGTTTGGCAATCATTCAAATAATGAAGAAGGCGTGCACCCTGTCGTAGGAATTGTAATGATGGTCGTTGCTCCTGTGGCAGCAGGATTAATTCAAATGGCTATATCACGCTCTCGTGAGTTTGAAGCAGATGCAGGTGGAGCACGCATTTGTGGTAATCCAAGGTGGCTTGCTAATGCTTTATTAAAGCTCGATAAGGCGAGCCATGAGCAATTTTTTAATGAAGCTGAAACACATCCATCAACAGCACATATGTTTATCGTTAATCCGTTAAATGGAGAAAAAATGGCCAATTTGTTTTCAACGCATCCTTTAACCGCAGAA from Legionella sainthelensi carries:
- a CDS encoding murein hydrolase activator EnvC family protein codes for the protein MNQKRKPSHWQKVAIYCNRSLLGILFCFNIYAESSPAVLQTQNKLKQLDAQINSLQQTLNSAHDKRGVLNKELSETEKQIGACVQKLRSIQNDINSTENKIVGLQNQVNQLNKQLTTQQQLLTNHIRARYHMGEYQPLKLLLNQDDPNKVSRILTYYQYIVKSRQQLINQIDKTRKNLTESKEKLRTELIANKQLKTELTQHQEKLNQNKGYHTALIQSLNHEIQSKQNTLHEAKKNKENLARLLKSLSQQSITQTSKPFSQMRKKLPLPVQTQGRSYRNMHQGVTFFAEEGAVVTAVYPGKIVFSDWLKGYGLLLIVDHGQGFMTLYAHNQSLFKRKGQYVNQNEQIASVGHSGGIKQNGLYFEIRLKGKAIPPLNWLS
- a CDS encoding S41 family peptidase — protein: MLLRKLHPCSLAIAYAMTLMLSLPVFADDELNTDTSSNASNSDSKAVPLEDVQRFSNAIGEIKKYYVKPIDDKELFDNAIRGMLSGLDPHSSYLDEEEFKELQTSTSGEFGGLGLEVTMEDGVVKVVTPLVDTPAFKAGIKSGDYIIKLGKESVQGLSLKDAVNIMRGKAGSTIELTVLRKGVNKALTFDLVREVIQIKSVQSKLLAPGYGYIRLTQFQALTGKDMLQAIAQLKQKSGGNLKGLILDLRNNPGGLLDSAIQVSDAFLGKDKSGKPETIVSTKGRLPGSDFTALSKGLDVLHNAPMVVLINNGSASAAEIVAGALKDNKRAVILGTTSFGKGSVQTVLPLDNKTGIKLTTALYYTPSGTSIQATGIVPDIVVNEVEIPKNAAKTADATGFSEADLNGHILNKSVEKTKAKSTKAVLDDLMHNDYQLYAALTVLEGMSLANR
- the htpX gene encoding zinc metalloprotease HtpX, which codes for MINNLKTFLLLASLTALLIIIGGLLGGSTGMLIALMFAGIMNFSAYWYSDTLVLRMYHAEPLSASHFVSNIVSELAHRAGTPVPKVYLINNATPNAFATGRNPENASIAVTTGLLERLTQEEITGVLSHELAHVIHHDTLISMVSATIAGAISGIANMFMWLSMFGNHSNNEEGVHPVVGIVMMVVAPVAAGLIQMAISRSREFEADAGGARICGNPRWLANALLKLDKASHEQFFNEAETHPSTAHMFIVNPLNGEKMANLFSTHPLTAERVARLRAMG